A window of Gemmatimonadota bacterium contains these coding sequences:
- a CDS encoding nitrile hydratase accessory protein produces the protein MTQKTDKKIATMDTKIALPRENGELVFQAPWEARAFGLAVALNEKDLYEWRAFSSQLASEIADAEQNNNPSSYYARWVASLEELLIDRGLISREQLDARTAEYAIHDHHDH, from the coding sequence ATGACGCAAAAAACCGACAAAAAAATCGCCACCATGGACACGAAAATCGCCCTGCCCAGAGAAAATGGAGAACTCGTTTTTCAGGCGCCCTGGGAAGCGCGCGCTTTCGGTCTTGCCGTTGCACTCAACGAAAAAGACCTCTACGAATGGCGTGCGTTCAGTTCCCAATTGGCTTCGGAAATCGCCGATGCAGAACAAAACAACAACCCATCGAGCTACTATGCCCGATGGGTCGCTTCCCTCGAAGAATTGCTCATTGATAGGGGCTTGATCAGCCGGGAACAACTGGACGCCAGAACAGCGGAATACGCCATTCACGACCATCACGATCACTAA
- the nthA gene encoding nitrile hydratase subunit alpha: MNTVTQTETDAALRTRALESLLIEKGLITADIIDEVVEKYEKDVGPLNGARVVARAWTDPDYKQRLLEDGRAAIAELGFDSAQGAKIVVLENTPDVHHLVVCTLCSCYPWSVLGLPPNWYKSYAYRSRAVREPRAVLREFDLDLPDTVEIRVWDSNSDLRYMVLPERPAGTENYTEEQLISLVTRDAMIGVTKIESPSK, translated from the coding sequence ATGAACACAGTTACCCAGACCGAGACCGACGCAGCCCTGCGCACCAGAGCGCTCGAATCGCTCCTCATCGAAAAGGGATTGATCACAGCAGATATTATAGACGAAGTCGTGGAAAAATACGAAAAAGACGTAGGTCCCCTCAACGGAGCCAGAGTGGTTGCCCGCGCCTGGACAGATCCGGACTACAAACAACGGCTGCTGGAGGATGGCAGAGCGGCAATTGCCGAACTGGGTTTTGACAGCGCGCAGGGTGCCAAAATCGTCGTATTGGAAAATACCCCGGACGTCCACCACCTCGTCGTCTGCACCCTTTGCTCCTGTTATCCCTGGTCCGTACTCGGCTTGCCTCCGAACTGGTACAAATCCTACGCGTACCGCTCGCGAGCTGTACGAGAGCCAAGAGCCGTCTTGCGGGAATTTGACCTCGACCTGCCCGACACCGTAGAAATCCGCGTCTGGGACAGCAACTCGGACCTCCGCTACATGGTCCTGCCCGAACGCCCTGCCGGCACAGAAAACTACACCGAAGAACAACTCATCTCACTTGTCACGCGCGACGCAATGATCGGCGTCACCAAAATCGAATCGCCCTCAAAGTGA
- the nthB gene encoding nitrile hydratase subunit beta: MDGIHDMGGMHGFGPIEREENEPLFHHPWESRVLAISVATPVPIPGGSRNNIENMDPAHYLSSSYYEKWLYSRIKGLIDAGVLTPEEMETRMALFRNDPNAETPAHPDPDAVRAELKRPRPATPPQQKMDIQPQFSNGDRVRSRNIHPEGHTRLPRYVRGKYGTITNYYGIDNLQDAELPAGCTNRQQPLYAVRFEASELWGSAAETKSAVYLDMWESYLEPV, translated from the coding sequence ATGGATGGCATTCACGACATGGGTGGGATGCATGGATTTGGTCCCATAGAGCGCGAAGAAAACGAACCCTTATTTCACCACCCCTGGGAAAGCCGGGTACTCGCCATATCCGTAGCCACACCTGTGCCGATCCCCGGAGGCTCCCGCAACAATATCGAAAACATGGACCCGGCGCACTACCTCTCGTCCAGCTATTACGAAAAATGGCTGTATTCCCGTATCAAAGGACTGATCGACGCCGGCGTACTAACCCCGGAAGAGATGGAAACACGGATGGCACTCTTCCGAAACGATCCTAATGCCGAAACCCCGGCACACCCCGATCCCGATGCCGTCAGAGCGGAACTCAAACGACCGCGCCCTGCTACCCCACCCCAGCAAAAAATGGACATCCAGCCGCAATTTTCCAATGGCGACCGCGTAAGATCGCGCAACATCCATCCCGAGGGCCACACCCGGCTCCCCCGATACGTACGGGGCAAATACGGCACAATCACCAATTACTACGGCATCGACAACCTCCAGGACGCCGAACTGCCCGCAGGGTGTACAAACCGCCAGCAACCCTTATACGCCGTGCGCTTTGAAGCCTCGGAACTATGGGGTAGTGCCGCCGAAACAAAAAGTGCCGTCTATCTGGACATGTGGGAAAGCTACCTGGAACCCGTTTAA